One Vallitalea longa genomic window, AAATTTATATGGCCAAATAAAGATATAATTAAGTATCATTTATATCAATTGAAATCTATGTCAGATAATTTGAATGATACTAGAATAAGTAATTTAATAGATAATATATCACCATTTTTTATAAGGATTAAGAAAAGTGATCTTAAGATACCAGAACCTATAAATAATCCTCCTTTAATTGTAGATATGGGACCTGTCCAAAGAAAAATATATAACTTTATTGAAAAAGAATATATGAAACATTTTATTAAGGAAAACAAAATTAATAGGGATTTCAAATCATACATTTCAAAATCACGATTAATTAGATTAATGCAAGTAGCTACAAATCCCGCACTATTGAAAAGACCAGTTGATGAATATTATTTAAATCAAGGATTGTCAAGTAGTACTTTTATAGATGATTCAGAAATAATCAAAGAAATTCTTTCTTATGAAAAATTTGAAACTCCAAGTAAATTTATTGAAGCTGGAAAACTAGTAAAACAAATAATCAATAGAAATGAAAAAGTTATTATTTGGACAACTTTTGTACAAAATATTCTAGAATTAAGTGATTACTTATTAACAATAGGTATTAAATCAAAACTACTTTATGGTGAAACACCTGTAGATATGAACGATTTAGATGATAAAATTGATACAAGAGAATCTATTATACAAGAGTTTCATAAAAAAACTTGCGAATTCAAAGTTATAATAGCAAACCCTTTCTCTGTGGCAGAATCAATCTCATTACACAAAGCTTGTCATAACGCTATTTATTTAGAAAGGACGTTTAATGCATCTCACTTTATTCAATCCAAAGATAGAATTCATAGATATGGGTTAAAAAAAGATGATGTTATTAATTATTACTATTTAATATCTAACAATTCTATTGATGAGACAATACATGAAAGATTGAATTTTAAAGAGGAAAGAATGAATAAAATAATTGAAAGTGAACCTATTCCTTTATTCAATAATATTGATGAAGAATTTGCAGATGTAGATATAAGGACATTAATAAAGGATTATGTTAATAGACATAAGTAAATATAATAATCTTGGGAATATTAATGAAATTGAATTTATGATAACTAATATATTATCAGATAATCTTGTGAGAGTTGAAGATATAGAGAAATATTGTTTGTATAATAGTTTATATATTAGGATGCCCGTTAAAGGAATTTTATGTTTGTTGAATTTTATTTCATTGATTGAAATTCAAGAGAATAGTGTTTGCTTAAATAATAGAGGAATAAATATAAAATCTAAATTAAGAAAAGGTTCAACTTTAACACCTCTTATTGCAACAGACTTAATTAATAGATTGTTTTTTGGTAATAATTGTATGCTGGATATTAATAAAATAAAATATAATAAAATATCAAACATTTACACTATAAGAAATAGTGATATATCTATTAAATTTAGCAATTTAAGAAATCTAATAATAAATGTTGGTATTTTTCAATTAAATCAATACTCTAAAAATAATTTGAAAATTAATAATGAGTATATAAAGTGTTTTAAAATGGCTATTAAAAACAAGCGATTAAAAATGAATTTGAAAGAATTAAAAAAACAATTAATCATACAGCAGGAATTAGGTAATGAAGCTGAATTATTTGTAATAAAATATGAAATTAATAGACTACAAAATCATCCTACTAAAGAAAAAATTAGTAGAATTTCTGAAATTGATGTTACAGCAGGTTATGATATTATATCATTTGACTCTATAAATTCAATAGAATTTGATAGGTATATAGAAGTTAAATCTTATAATAAAAATGTAGGTTTTTATTGGTCTAATAATGAAATCCAAGTATCTGAAAATTTACGTGATAAATACTATATCTATCTTGTTGATAGAAACAAAATAAATGTTGATAAGTATAAACCTATCATTATAAAGAATCCATATAAAAATATTTACAATAATAATATGTGGAGTATAAAACCACAAAATTGGTTTGTAGAACCTATTAAAAAAATAGATTTCATAAATTATGATTAAAATGTGGAATTCAAGATAACGTAGTGGATAGATTGTAAAAAGAATCATAAGACTAGGTACCAGGAAAATAGTAATTAGTTATGTTAATGGTATTAATACCTAGAAGAACTAGTGTCTAGCTGATAGGAAGTATACAGTAAATAATTAGTACCTTGATAAAAAATGTGATCCACTTGTGGATAGCATTTTTTTAAGTCGTTTTCTTGCATTCAGTTGGTAATGTTTTTGACCATTATCTATGATGGATAAGTCTTATCTTCCATGTGTATAGGAATTTCTTCAAAGAGATATTTAAAGTAATCATATAGCTTTAGGCCATTTGCTTTGGCACCGGTTATCGTGTCTATTAGTTTCTGGTTTTTGCGACCGACAAAAAAACCACCAATTTCAAGTCTTTTATTAAAGAAGAAAAAATTATCTCCTTCCCAATACGATTGTTCTCCTACCACAGAAGAGGATGAGTACATTCTGGAAAGAATCAAGTTCAAATTCATTTTGAACAATGGTAGCTAGTTCGTCAATACTCCTATGAAGATTAGTATAGCCACAAGTAATGTAAATAGCATCATAATCCACAGGTGAAGTATTATTAAACATGCAATATCACTTTCATGATATTGCTAAGAACCTTCATAGACGTATCATTGGTAATTTAACCTTTAATCTGATTTTTAATATGCAGGGATTCTTATTTGACTTATGTAACCAAAAGTACTATAATAGTTTTGGACACAAAAGGAGGTGAAAAATGTCTAGTAAAAAAATGGGTAGACCTACCTCAGATCCTAAACCTCATAGTTTACATGTTAGAGTAAATGATAGCGAGCTTAATATTCTTGATGAATATTGTAAAAAGAATGATAAGACTAGAGCACAGGGGATTAGAGATGGTATTAATACATTAAAAGACAAATAAAAGAAGTGGCTCCTCACTGCTATGAAAGTACCACTTCTAATAATAACACCACTATTGAAAATAGAGGTAAATCTATTATACCCAATTTTTGATAGTAATTCAACATTGGAGGTAAAATAAATGAATGATTTTGCATGGTATTTTGATAATTTTACAGCACATATGGTAGAATATGTAAGTAAGCATTATAAGTTGACTAATATGGAGTATCAAGAGATTGAGAGTTATTTACATAGATATGAGAATAGATATAATTTGATTATAGAATCTTTAGATGAAAATGATAGAAAATTTATGAGAGAGTATATTAGAAAACAATTATATGAGATATCTTGTGTTACTGATTGTTTATATTTGGAAGGTTATAAAGATTGTGTTAAACTATTGAATAATATTGGTGTAATTTAATTTATCTTATAACAAAGACACAACTAAATAATTTGTAAATTAGTATTTGTGCTAGTGTAAAACTGTAATTATTTGTTTAGGGGAAAATTAATATAAGTATGGTATTGCTATGGTGTTAATGATTTTGAGACATTTTAGACACTAGAAATTTATTACATTTATAAGATAAGAAAAATATAATATAAATAAATGGATTCTATACTGTAAAGAAAATATAGTTGATTTTAAGTAAGAATCCATTTTTTATTTATTGTTATTTTAAATCTATGATAACTAATTCAGGACGGTTAAAAATTCTAGGTACACGTGTACTTTCTCTAGCAAGTCCTCGGCTAATAATCATTTCACCATTTTCAAAATTATACCTTCCACCAGAATATTTTGGGAACCATTTTTGATCAGGTGCAAATAATCCGTTAAGAAGCCATGGTATTCTCCATTGTCCGCCATGGGTATGACCAGCAAGTACTAGATCAAAGTTATAACTTAGATATGTTGAAATATACTGTGGTCGATGTGCAAGAAGTATTGTATAATAACCGTTGTCTGAAACACTTTCAAGTGACTCTAACTGGTTATAAAATGTATTTTTATTTGCATATTGATTTATATTCGGATCGTCTATACCACATATATTAATTTTTTGTTCATTGATTTCTATAGTTTCATATGTTCCTTCAAGTACTGTAACACCATATGAGCGGAACATATCTTTGATATTATTTACCTCGCCACTTAAGAATTCATGATTTCCACTAACGTAAAAGCTTGGGTATTTGTTAGCAATTGCTTTTAGTAAAAGTTCAGTGTTGTCATGAGGGAGTTTGTCATCACATATATCTCCACCATATAATACTAAATCAGGTTTTTGTTTATTAATTTCATTAATCAATGTATTTTGATTTTTTCCATATTGACAGGAATGTAAATCAGTAATCAACGCTATCTTAATCTTTGAATTAATTTTAGGCGATGATATAGAGTATACTGATGTTTTCATTTTCTTATTAAAAGCACATATAGTAATAACAACTATTATTAAAACAACAAGACTTATAATATATCTTCTTTTAGGTTTCTTCATAAAACACATCCTTCTTATATATAGGTTAGAACTTATTAGTCATAATTTAGAATTACACTCTGCTTATGTAAATTGAATTTTATAATTATAATAACATTAAAAGAAATATATGTCTAACGGTTAATAATTCATTTAATAGCATCTAAACGGTGATGAATATTGACTGTTAAACATAATTGGATTTCTTTATTATATTATACCTACACTCATATCATATTTAATATTACATCACATATATTAATATGTAGAGATAAATCCAAAAAGGAGGATTAAAAATGACCCAACCTTTAGATCCTAAAACAATTCCAAAATATGTTAATGAACTAGTTATTCCCCCTGTTTTTAAACCTATCGTTGCTACAGATCCATCTAATGATAAAATTTTGAGCCATAACTACACCATATTTGAAACCACATTAAAACAACAAATTCTTCCAAAGTGTTTTCCTAAAACACTTGTATTCGGATATGAAGGCATTATTGAAGATGGTTCGTGTTTCAGTAGTACGCCAGGACCCACTTTTGAAGCTATTAGGGGTGTGCCTGTGAATGTACAGTGGGTAAATAATCTTACTGAACCTCATTTTCTTCCAGTGGACCCGACGCTACACTGGGCAAATCCCAATAATATGCCCACACCAGAACCACCTTTTCTACCATTTCCACCAGGATATCCACTGGCACAAAGCCCTATCCCGGTAACAACTCACCTACACGGTGGAGAGGTTAGATCGGATTCAGATGGAGGTCCTGATTCGTGGTTTACAGCAGGAGAGCAGCAGACAGGTCCTGATTTCCTTAAATCTCGTTATACATACCCAAATAAACAACAACCTACTACTCTATGGTATCATTCCCATGCACTGGGCATCACAAGACTTAATGTTGTTGCAGGACTTGCAGGATTCTACTTGTTAAGAGATCCTAATAATCCTATAGAACCATTACTACCAAGTGGGCCATTTGAAGTGCCTATTGTTATTCAAGATCGTTCATTTAATAAGGATGGTTCATTATTATTCCCTAATGTCGGTGTTAATTATGAAGTTCACCCTTATTGGGTTAATGATTTTCTTGGAAATACCATTATGGTGAATGGTAAGGTATGGCCGAATTTTGATGTTAAAAGAAGACAATATCGTTTTAGGGTCCTTAATGGATCCAACTCACGATTCTATAACCTGAAATTATCAAATGGTCAATCTTTTATTCAAATTGGTTCTGATGGTGGATTTTTACCTTTCCCTGTTACATTAACAGAGGTTCTTATTGCACCAGCAGAGCGTGTGGATATTTTAGTTGATTTTTCAATGGTATGCCCTGGAACTAAAATTATTGTAACCAATGATGCTATTGCGCCTTTCCCAGGAGGTGATCCACCAGATCCAGATACGACTGGGCAAATCATGCAGTTTACTGTACTTAATACACCATCTGTACCAGCAATGCCTCTTCCACCAATATTAAATGAAATTCCTACGTTGGTTCCCGATGTTCCAAAAAAAATCTTAACTCTAAATGTTGTATTGAATGATAAAGGTCCTCTTGAATTACTATTGGATGGACAAAAATGGGCTTCTCCTATTTCAGAACTACCAATAGTGGGCTCAACCGTGGAATGGGAAATCCCTAACTTGACACGAGCTACACATCCTATCCACATACACCTTATTCAGTTCCAAATAGTTAATCGTCAACTCTTTGATTCTGATAAATATCTAGAAGATTGGTTAAGTATTAATGGGGAACCTCCACTTCAACATCCAACCATACCATTACCTGTTGAACCATATCTTATAGGTGGTATCATTGAGCCAGATTTGAATGAGCAGGGATGGAAGGATACTATACGGATGAATCCAAATGAAATCACTAGGATTAGACTTCGTTTTACACCACAAGATATTCCATCAGAGGATTCTAAACCAGGTGTAAACCTATTTCCATTTGATCCTACTTTTGGTCCTGGATATGTATGGCATTGTCATATTATAGATCATGAAGATAATGAAATGATGCGACCAATGAAAGTTGTATCATGTCCTATTATTGAAAGTAATCCACAAACTTGTTGTCAGGTTGTTGTCGAGGGGAATACTCAGTTGGTACCACCTGCATTAAATAACATGCCTATTTGTCAAAG contains:
- a CDS encoding DEAD/DEAH box helicase, which encodes MCTINIQIEENQKRFVLQGEIKNLINSRRAKRYIKDYLVSDISYSDKIYIYYEDGDKEKVLTKIRKMLKKFNLLEQTTDLVKDVLSDYYQEEINFDNFKKKAYSIRNNKCNKIDFKQFTDSLYKNLSNRRLYELQLLSSYHLAFSQNACNFSVPGAGKTSIVYGSYAFLSNLEHDNPKYVNKLLVIGPLSSFGPWENEYYECFGKKPTSKRLSGGVSKSKKIDYLRSYNTSEITLISYQGIINILDDLIIFLKKNKVMVILDEAHKIKNTDGGIIADSVLNLAKYCKSRVILTGTPSPNGYEDLFNLYKFIWPNKDIIKYHLYQLKSMSDNLNDTRISNLIDNISPFFIRIKKSDLKIPEPINNPPLIVDMGPVQRKIYNFIEKEYMKHFIKENKINRDFKSYISKSRLIRLMQVATNPALLKRPVDEYYLNQGLSSSTFIDDSEIIKEILSYEKFETPSKFIEAGKLVKQIINRNEKVIIWTTFVQNILELSDYLLTIGIKSKLLYGETPVDMNDLDDKIDTRESIIQEFHKKTCEFKVIIANPFSVAESISLHKACHNAIYLERTFNASHFIQSKDRIHRYGLKKDDVINYYYLISNNSIDETIHERLNFKEERMNKIIESEPIPLFNNIDEEFADVDIRTLIKDYVNRHK
- a CDS encoding DUF3883 domain-containing protein; the protein is MLIDISKYNNLGNINEIEFMITNILSDNLVRVEDIEKYCLYNSLYIRMPVKGILCLLNFISLIEIQENSVCLNNRGINIKSKLRKGSTLTPLIATDLINRLFFGNNCMLDINKIKYNKISNIYTIRNSDISIKFSNLRNLIINVGIFQLNQYSKNNLKINNEYIKCFKMAIKNKRLKMNLKELKKQLIIQQELGNEAELFVIKYEINRLQNHPTKEKISRISEIDVTAGYDIISFDSINSIEFDRYIEVKSYNKNVGFYWSNNEIQVSENLRDKYYIYLVDRNKINVDKYKPIIIKNPYKNIYNNNMWSIKPQNWFVEPIKKIDFINYD
- a CDS encoding transposase domain-containing protein produces the protein MYSSSSVVGEQSYWEGDNFFFFNKRLEIGGFFVGRKNQKLIDTITGAKANGLKLYDYFKYLFEEIPIHMEDKTYPS
- the tnpB gene encoding IS66 family insertion sequence element accessory protein TnpB — protein: MFNNTSPVDYDAIYITCGYTNLHRSIDELATIVQNEFELDSFQNVLILFCGRRTIVLGRR
- a CDS encoding metallophosphoesterase; amino-acid sequence: MKKPKRRYIISLVVLIIVVITICAFNKKMKTSVYSISSPKINSKIKIALITDLHSCQYGKNQNTLINEINKQKPDLVLYGGDICDDKLPHDNTELLLKAIANKYPSFYVSGNHEFLSGEVNNIKDMFRSYGVTVLEGTYETIEINEQKINICGIDDPNINQYANKNTFYNQLESLESVSDNGYYTILLAHRPQYISTYLSYNFDLVLAGHTHGGQWRIPWLLNGLFAPDQKWFPKYSGGRYNFENGEMIISRGLARESTRVPRIFNRPELVIIDLK
- a CDS encoding multicopper oxidase family protein, with product MTQPLDPKTIPKYVNELVIPPVFKPIVATDPSNDKILSHNYTIFETTLKQQILPKCFPKTLVFGYEGIIEDGSCFSSTPGPTFEAIRGVPVNVQWVNNLTEPHFLPVDPTLHWANPNNMPTPEPPFLPFPPGYPLAQSPIPVTTHLHGGEVRSDSDGGPDSWFTAGEQQTGPDFLKSRYTYPNKQQPTTLWYHSHALGITRLNVVAGLAGFYLLRDPNNPIEPLLPSGPFEVPIVIQDRSFNKDGSLLFPNVGVNYEVHPYWVNDFLGNTIMVNGKVWPNFDVKRRQYRFRVLNGSNSRFYNLKLSNGQSFIQIGSDGGFLPFPVTLTEVLIAPAERVDILVDFSMVCPGTKIIVTNDAIAPFPGGDPPDPDTTGQIMQFTVLNTPSVPAMPLPPILNEIPTLVPDVPKKILTLNVVLNDKGPLELLLDGQKWASPISELPIVGSTVEWEIPNLTRATHPIHIHLIQFQIVNRQLFDSDKYLEDWLSINGEPPLQHPTIPLPVEPYLIGGIIEPDLNEQGWKDTIRMNPNEITRIRLRFTPQDIPSEDSKPGVNLFPFDPTFGPGYVWHCHIIDHEDNEMMRPMKVVSCPIIESNPQTCCQVVVEGNTQLVPPALNNMPICQSKTVFAEIEKVCPEKVVISGFLRKKLCYTAISDCGMKGENIITDDLPFQCIIDREDANENDSFMVTGSTVLCEVFAKTQNFGTHPVTNDQVAYKFVEKDIVKICIRKSCLNK